The Achromobacter deleyi genome has a window encoding:
- the leuD gene encoding 3-isopropylmalate dehydratase small subunit, with translation MQAFTTHEGLVAPLDRENVDTDLIIPKQFLKSIQRTGFGPNLFDELRYLDHGEPGMDNSKRPLNPDFVLNQPRYQGASVLLARKNFGCGSSREHAPWALTQFGFRAIIAPSYADIFFNNSFKNGLLPIVLSELEVSRLFDEVKAFPDYKLRIDLDRQVVIAADGRAMGFDIEPFRKYCLINGFDDIGLTLRHSDKIRAFEAERLARHPWLESRPIA, from the coding sequence ATGCAAGCATTTACCACTCACGAAGGCCTGGTGGCTCCGCTCGATCGCGAAAACGTCGACACGGACCTCATCATCCCCAAGCAATTCCTCAAGTCCATCCAGCGTACCGGCTTCGGACCGAACCTGTTTGACGAACTGCGCTACCTGGACCATGGCGAGCCGGGCATGGACAACAGCAAGCGTCCGCTGAACCCGGATTTCGTGCTGAATCAGCCGCGCTACCAGGGCGCTTCGGTGCTGCTGGCCCGCAAGAACTTCGGTTGCGGTTCTAGCCGCGAGCACGCGCCCTGGGCGCTGACCCAGTTTGGCTTTCGCGCCATCATCGCGCCGTCCTATGCGGACATCTTCTTCAACAACAGCTTCAAGAATGGCCTGCTGCCGATCGTGCTGTCCGAGCTGGAAGTGTCGCGCTTGTTCGACGAAGTGAAGGCCTTCCCCGACTACAAGCTGCGCATCGACCTTGATCGCCAGGTCGTCATCGCGGCGGACGGGCGCGCAATGGGTTTCGACATCGAGCCCTTCCGCAAGTATTGCCTCATCAATGGCTTCGATGACATCGGCCTGACCTTGCGCCATTCCGACAAGATCCGCGCCTTCGAGGCCGAGCGCCTGGCCCGTCATCCCTGGCTGGAAAGCCGTCCCATCGCCTGA
- the leuC gene encoding 3-isopropylmalate dehydratase large subunit, with protein sequence MAQTLYDKLWDAHIVHQESDGTCLLYIDRHLVHEVTSPQAFEGLAIAGRKPWRIGANLAVADHNVPTLNRAQGIDDPVSRLQVDTLDANCEKYGITEFRMNDLRQGIVHVIGPEQGATLPGMTVVCGDSHTSTHGALGALAFGIGTSEVEHVLATQTLLMKKAKSMLIKVEGELPFGCTAKDVVLHIIGIIGTAGGTGHAIEFAGSTIRALSVEGRMTVCNMAIEAGARSGMVAVDDKTIEYFRGRPFAPTGVVWDQAVKYWRTLRTDEGAKFDTVVEVNARDIKPQVTWGTSPEMVLPVDSRVPDPDREKDDVRRSGMERALQYMGLKPNTPLTDIRVDRVFIGSCTNSRIEDLRAAAVVARGKHVASNVRQAMVVPGSGLVKQQAEREGLDKIFIEAGFEWREPGCSMCLAMNADRLEPGERCASTSNRNFEGRQGQGGRTHLVSPAMAAAAAVAGHFVDVRTFR encoded by the coding sequence ATGGCCCAAACCCTTTACGACAAACTCTGGGACGCCCACATCGTCCATCAGGAATCAGACGGCACCTGTCTGCTCTATATCGATCGCCACCTGGTGCATGAAGTCACCAGTCCGCAGGCGTTCGAGGGGCTGGCGATCGCCGGCCGCAAGCCGTGGCGCATCGGCGCCAACCTGGCGGTCGCGGATCACAACGTGCCGACGCTGAATCGCGCCCAGGGCATTGATGATCCGGTCTCGCGCCTGCAGGTGGACACGCTGGACGCCAACTGCGAAAAGTACGGCATCACCGAATTCCGCATGAATGACCTGCGCCAGGGTATCGTCCACGTGATCGGCCCCGAGCAGGGCGCAACGCTGCCGGGCATGACGGTCGTCTGTGGCGATTCGCATACCAGCACGCACGGCGCGCTGGGTGCGCTGGCTTTCGGCATCGGCACCTCCGAGGTCGAGCACGTGCTCGCCACACAGACGCTGCTCATGAAGAAAGCCAAGAGCATGCTGATCAAGGTCGAAGGCGAACTGCCCTTCGGCTGTACGGCCAAGGACGTGGTGCTGCACATCATCGGCATCATCGGCACGGCCGGCGGCACGGGTCACGCCATCGAATTCGCCGGCAGCACGATCCGCGCGCTCTCCGTGGAGGGGCGCATGACGGTCTGCAACATGGCGATCGAGGCGGGCGCCCGTTCGGGCATGGTGGCGGTGGACGACAAGACCATTGAATACTTCCGCGGCCGCCCCTTCGCGCCCACCGGCGTGGTCTGGGACCAGGCGGTCAAGTACTGGCGCACCCTGCGCACCGACGAGGGCGCCAAGTTCGACACCGTGGTGGAAGTCAATGCGCGCGACATCAAGCCGCAGGTCACATGGGGCACGTCCCCGGAAATGGTGCTGCCGGTGGATTCCCGCGTGCCGGACCCGGATCGCGAAAAGGACGACGTGCGCCGCAGCGGCATGGAACGCGCCTTGCAGTACATGGGCCTGAAACCCAATACGCCGCTTACCGACATCCGCGTGGACCGCGTGTTCATCGGCTCCTGCACCAATTCGCGCATCGAAGACCTGCGCGCCGCCGCCGTCGTGGCGCGTGGCAAGCACGTGGCATCGAATGTGCGCCAGGCCATGGTGGTCCCGGGGTCGGGGCTGGTCAAGCAGCAGGCCGAACGCGAAGGGCTGGACAAGATCTTCATTGAAGCCGGCTTTGAATGGCGCGAGCCGGGCTGCTCGATGTGCCTGGCCATGAACGCCGACCGCCTGGAACCGGGCGAGCGCTGCGCCTCCACGTCGAACCGCAATTTCGAGGGACGGCAGGGGCAGGGCGGACGCACGCATCTGGTCAGCCCGGCCATGGCCGCCGCGGCAGCCGTCGCCGGCCATTTCGTCGACGTCCGCACCTTCCGTTAA
- a CDS encoding TolC family outer membrane protein gives MASFLLKSTTSVLALAFVPAAFAQSAAPSAGQAAAQPVVTLNQVVEQTLLSNPEIQAKYHDFQASLEGQNVARAAFFPQVNAQGYVGREYRENVPGVGSQNWSRPGYSVELRQLIFDGFRTSNDVKQAGFDKLARFYDVLATSDTTAFSAVQAYIDLQRYRDMELLARQNYSLHEQTLKQIGERTESGVGRRVDLEQAGGRLSLAQTNLMTETANLLDVQQRFQRVTGAFPPEAMQPPPDISDKLPAKPGNFNDSLRRNPSFLSKQAGLQAAQAGVASSKGAFSPKFEFVASTGRDQNDPTPQNRDIQSSSVQVVMSYNLYRGGADSARVRQTSAQSYAARDIRDYTCRNVQQDLAVAWNNITSLSQKLPFLRDHEVATTKVRDAYAQQFQIGQRSLLDLLDTENELFESRRALTNGIYDLRLAQYRWLALSHALLPALSLQPARNEMPEENGKLEVSDEVIKLCNSTVPDTARLAPVRVHYNEGTLPPTLVPMNATTAKP, from the coding sequence ATGGCTTCGTTTTTGCTCAAAAGCACGACTTCGGTTCTTGCCCTGGCATTCGTTCCTGCTGCATTTGCACAGTCTGCGGCTCCGTCCGCGGGACAGGCCGCGGCGCAACCTGTGGTAACACTGAACCAGGTCGTCGAACAGACGCTGCTCAGCAACCCGGAAATCCAGGCGAAGTACCACGATTTCCAGGCCTCGCTGGAGGGGCAGAACGTCGCCCGAGCCGCATTCTTCCCGCAAGTCAATGCGCAAGGCTACGTCGGGCGCGAGTACCGTGAAAACGTGCCTGGGGTTGGATCGCAGAACTGGAGCCGCCCCGGCTACAGCGTGGAACTGCGCCAGCTGATTTTTGATGGTTTCCGCACGAGCAACGACGTCAAGCAGGCCGGCTTTGACAAGCTGGCGCGCTTCTACGACGTGCTGGCCACCAGCGACACCACCGCCTTCTCCGCCGTGCAGGCCTACATTGACCTGCAGCGCTACCGCGACATGGAGTTGCTGGCCCGCCAGAACTATTCCCTGCACGAGCAAACCCTCAAGCAGATCGGCGAGCGCACTGAATCGGGCGTGGGCCGCCGGGTCGATCTGGAACAGGCGGGCGGCCGCCTGTCGCTGGCTCAAACCAACCTGATGACCGAAACCGCCAACCTGCTGGATGTGCAGCAGCGCTTTCAGCGCGTGACCGGCGCCTTCCCGCCCGAAGCGATGCAGCCGCCTCCCGACATCAGCGACAAGCTGCCGGCAAAACCCGGCAACTTCAACGACTCCCTGCGCCGCAACCCCAGCTTCCTGTCCAAGCAGGCCGGCCTTCAGGCCGCGCAAGCCGGCGTCGCGTCGTCCAAGGGCGCGTTCTCGCCGAAATTCGAATTCGTGGCCAGCACCGGCCGCGACCAGAACGATCCCACGCCCCAGAACCGGGACATCCAGAGTTCCAGCGTCCAGGTCGTGATGAGTTACAACCTCTACCGCGGCGGCGCCGATTCCGCCCGTGTACGCCAGACCTCAGCGCAGTCCTATGCCGCGCGTGACATCCGCGATTACACCTGCCGCAATGTGCAGCAGGATCTGGCCGTAGCCTGGAATAACATCACCAGCCTTAGCCAGAAGCTGCCCTTCCTGCGCGACCACGAAGTGGCCACCACGAAGGTCCGCGACGCCTATGCGCAGCAGTTCCAGATCGGCCAGCGCTCGTTGCTGGACCTGCTGGACACGGAAAATGAGCTGTTCGAATCGCGCCGCGCGCTGACCAACGGCATTTATGATCTCCGCCTTGCACAGTATCGCTGGCTGGCGCTGTCGCATGCCCTGCTGCCGGCGCTGTCGCTGCAACCCGCGCGCAATGAGATGCCCGAGGAAAACGGCAAGCTGGAAGTGTCGGACGAAGTGATCAAGCTTTGCAATTCGACGGTTCCGGATACCGCCCGCCTGGCTCCGGTGCGCGTGCATTACAACGAAGGCACGCTGCCGCCCACGCTCGTGCCGATGAACGCGACCACCGCCAAGCCCTGA
- a CDS encoding type I secretion system permease/ATPase: MDKLSELASREWRADARAAHDDPLLDCLVEITRLHGVTATAQALSSGLPLEEHRLTPALLPRAAARAQLSARVVKRTLDSISQDLLPAILLLNGERACLLLKKDGDKYVVSHPELGGSSIEMDPAELAAQYTGLVCFVRPQFRFDARAPEVAKVRERHWFWAAIMENRRLYRDALVAALLINIFAMAMPLFTMNVYDRVVPNNAVETLWVLAIGITLVVIFNMILSTARSHVVDSASKRVDVRLSAQIMERVLDLRLEGRPVSVGSFAANLRSFESIRDFIASATITTLVDLPFILLFLAALAWISPWMILPPLVAIVLILLVSLAAQARMEALTMASFQASSQRNATLVEALTGLEAVKTLNAQGSIQRNWERATEYIAQTGGKLKLISSSTVGFVQAVQQLVSIAVVIIGVYQAQESAMSMGGIIAASMIAGRCLAPLGQVAGLLMQYQNARTSLGSIDNYMKLPIERPAEAEFLHRPVFHGGIEFRDVTFAYPGSTQPVLKKVSFKLKPGEKVGVIGRIGSGKTTLEKLALALYQPTEGAVLLDGVDVRQIDPADVRRAIGHVPQDPLLFYGSLKHNLAMGAPYADDASILAAANLAGVTEFANLHPNGFDMVIGERGESLSGGQRQSVAVARALINDPPILLLDEPSSNMDHQSEAQLRKRLGEASATKTILLVTHRTALLDLVDRLIVIDNGHIVADGPKEQVVEALRQGRVGRGS; encoded by the coding sequence ATGGACAAGTTATCTGAATTGGCGTCCCGGGAATGGCGCGCGGACGCTCGCGCCGCGCACGATGACCCTTTGCTGGACTGCCTGGTTGAAATCACGCGCCTGCATGGCGTCACGGCCACTGCGCAGGCCTTGTCGTCAGGCCTGCCGCTGGAAGAACACCGCCTGACTCCGGCCCTGCTGCCCCGCGCCGCCGCGCGGGCGCAGCTTTCGGCCCGGGTGGTCAAGCGCACGCTGGACAGCATCTCGCAGGACCTGTTGCCCGCCATCCTGCTGTTGAATGGCGAACGTGCCTGCCTGCTGCTCAAGAAAGACGGCGACAAGTACGTCGTCAGCCACCCCGAGTTGGGCGGCAGCTCCATCGAGATGGACCCGGCCGAGCTGGCCGCGCAATACACCGGCCTGGTTTGCTTCGTCCGCCCGCAATTCCGCTTTGACGCCCGTGCGCCGGAAGTCGCCAAGGTGCGCGAGCGCCATTGGTTCTGGGCGGCCATCATGGAAAACCGCCGGCTGTACCGCGATGCGCTGGTCGCGGCGCTGCTGATCAACATCTTCGCCATGGCGATGCCGTTGTTCACCATGAACGTGTATGACCGCGTGGTGCCCAACAACGCCGTCGAAACGCTCTGGGTGCTGGCCATCGGCATTACGCTGGTCGTGATCTTCAACATGATCCTGAGCACGGCGCGCTCCCATGTGGTGGACAGCGCCAGCAAGCGGGTCGACGTGCGCCTGTCCGCGCAGATCATGGAACGCGTGCTGGATCTGCGCCTGGAGGGCCGCCCGGTTTCGGTGGGTTCTTTCGCCGCCAACCTGCGTTCATTCGAATCCATACGCGACTTCATCGCATCGGCCACCATCACCACCCTGGTCGACCTGCCCTTCATCCTGCTGTTCCTGGCCGCGCTGGCCTGGATATCGCCGTGGATGATCCTGCCCCCGCTGGTCGCCATCGTGCTGATCCTGCTGGTGTCGCTTGCCGCGCAGGCCCGCATGGAAGCGCTGACCATGGCCTCGTTCCAGGCATCCTCGCAGCGCAATGCCACGCTCGTGGAGGCGCTGACCGGCCTGGAAGCCGTCAAGACCCTTAATGCGCAGGGCTCGATCCAGCGCAACTGGGAGCGGGCCACGGAGTACATCGCGCAGACCGGTGGCAAGCTCAAGCTGATCTCCTCTTCCACGGTCGGCTTTGTGCAGGCGGTCCAGCAGCTGGTGTCGATCGCGGTGGTGATCATCGGCGTGTACCAGGCCCAGGAATCCGCCATGTCCATGGGCGGCATCATCGCGGCGTCGATGATCGCCGGGCGCTGCCTGGCGCCGCTGGGGCAAGTGGCCGGCCTGCTGATGCAGTACCAGAACGCGCGCACGTCGCTGGGGTCCATCGACAACTACATGAAGCTGCCGATCGAGCGCCCGGCCGAAGCCGAATTCCTGCATCGCCCGGTCTTTCACGGCGGTATCGAGTTCCGCGATGTGACGTTCGCCTATCCCGGCAGCACCCAGCCGGTGCTCAAGAAGGTCTCGTTCAAGCTCAAGCCTGGTGAAAAGGTCGGCGTCATCGGCCGCATCGGCTCGGGCAAGACGACGCTGGAGAAGCTGGCCCTGGCCTTGTACCAGCCCACCGAAGGCGCCGTGCTGCTGGACGGAGTGGACGTCCGCCAGATCGACCCGGCCGACGTACGGCGCGCCATCGGCCACGTGCCGCAGGACCCGCTGCTGTTCTATGGCAGCCTGAAGCACAACCTGGCCATGGGCGCGCCCTACGCCGACGACGCCAGCATCCTGGCGGCCGCCAACCTGGCCGGCGTGACGGAATTCGCCAACCTGCACCCGAACGGGTTCGACATGGTCATCGGCGAACGCGGCGAATCGCTGTCCGGCGGCCAGCGCCAATCGGTGGCGGTGGCTCGCGCCCTGATCAACGATCCTCCGATTCTGCTGCTGGACGAACCCAGCAGCAACATGGATCACCAGAGCGAAGCCCAACTGCGCAAGCGGCTGGGCGAGGCCAGCGCGACCAAGACGATCCTGCTGGTCACGCACCGCACCGCACTGCTGGACCTGGTTGACCGGCTCATCGTGATCGACAACGGCCATATCGTGGCCGACGGTCCCAAGGAGCAGGTTGTCGAAGCCCTGCGTCAAGGACGCGTTGGACGCGGAAGCTGA
- a CDS encoding HlyD family type I secretion periplasmic adaptor subunit has protein sequence MLNNPGETKHGLFGSLWRAPRNIFVFFFDRLLDGADKGKPKQRSDYVGNAEWVIHESQARGSRILLWTALLATLGLLFWAGTGSIDEVVRGEGKVVPSRQVQIIQSLDGGIVEEILVRPGQEVEAGEILLKIDSTRFASSLGENNAEYLSLLAKSARLQALATGEPFVAPEEVLTQAPGLLEMERNAWQARNTELNATINVAREQLKQRQEDLRETIAKRDQASASCGLTSRELQVTRPLLKSGAVSEVDLLRLQRDVARYCGEQKGAEAQIDRFQASIKEAQSKLEESELNIRNQARSELSETNTKLSTLRQGKLALADRVKLAEVRAPVRGTVKTLFNNTVGGVVQPGKDIIEIVPKDDTLLLEVRIQPRDIGFLHADQKAEVKFTAYDFAIYGGLEGKVEQIGADTVTDEKGNSYYVVRVRTDRSTVGDKLLPIIPGMVAEVHILTGKRTVLQYLLKPILRAKANAFTER, from the coding sequence ATGCTGAATAATCCTGGCGAGACCAAGCACGGCCTGTTTGGCAGCTTGTGGCGCGCACCGCGCAACATCTTCGTTTTTTTCTTCGACCGGCTGCTGGACGGCGCGGACAAGGGCAAGCCCAAGCAGCGCTCCGACTATGTCGGCAATGCTGAATGGGTCATCCACGAATCTCAGGCCCGCGGTTCGCGCATCCTGCTATGGACCGCCCTGCTGGCCACCCTGGGGCTGCTGTTCTGGGCGGGAACGGGCAGCATCGATGAGGTCGTCCGGGGCGAAGGCAAGGTCGTGCCCTCGCGCCAGGTCCAGATCATCCAGAGCCTGGACGGCGGCATCGTCGAGGAGATCCTGGTCCGCCCCGGCCAGGAAGTTGAAGCCGGCGAAATCCTGCTGAAGATCGACTCCACCCGCTTCGCCTCGTCGCTGGGCGAAAACAACGCCGAGTACCTGTCGCTGCTGGCCAAGTCGGCCCGCCTCCAGGCGCTGGCCACCGGCGAGCCCTTCGTGGCTCCGGAGGAAGTCCTGACGCAGGCGCCGGGGCTGTTGGAAATGGAGCGCAACGCGTGGCAGGCCCGCAACACCGAACTGAACGCCACGATCAACGTTGCCCGCGAACAGCTCAAGCAACGTCAGGAAGACCTGCGCGAAACCATCGCCAAACGCGACCAGGCGTCCGCCAGTTGCGGCCTGACCTCGCGCGAATTGCAAGTGACCCGTCCGCTACTCAAGAGCGGCGCCGTGTCCGAGGTCGACCTGCTGCGCCTGCAGCGTGACGTGGCCCGCTATTGCGGCGAACAGAAAGGAGCCGAAGCGCAGATCGACCGTTTCCAGGCGTCGATCAAGGAAGCGCAGAGCAAGCTCGAGGAATCCGAGCTGAACATCCGCAACCAGGCCCGCAGCGAACTGTCGGAAACCAACACCAAGCTGTCGACCCTGCGCCAGGGCAAGCTGGCGCTGGCCGACCGCGTCAAGCTGGCCGAAGTCCGCGCACCCGTGCGCGGCACCGTCAAGACGCTGTTCAACAACACCGTGGGCGGCGTGGTGCAGCCTGGCAAGGACATCATCGAAATCGTCCCCAAGGACGACACCTTGCTCCTCGAAGTGCGCATCCAGCCGCGCGACATCGGTTTCCTGCATGCGGACCAGAAGGCGGAGGTCAAGTTCACCGCCTACGATTTCGCCATCTACGGCGGCCTGGAAGGCAAGGTGGAACAGATCGGCGCGGATACCGTGACCGACGAGAAAGGCAATTCCTACTACGTGGTGCGCGTCCGCACGGACCGCAGCACGGTAGGCGACAAGCTGTTGCCCATCATCCCCGGGATGGTGGCGGAGGTTCATATCCTGACAGGCAAGCGCACGGTGCTCCAGTACCTGCTCAAGCCCATATTGCGGGCCAAGGCGAACGCCTTTACCGAACGTTAA
- a CDS encoding helix-turn-helix transcriptional regulator has protein sequence MKPIPVLLITHDDLLWQHWRALDPARWMAARGRGLADLQRWREQGRLLAVLDTDVPRLPSWQDPVWAATLSGLHVVVASASPNDEQGTQALGAGAHGYCHSYAQAAALSQALEVVASGGIWMGRSLVSRLLRLVSERAQDTYSWDGGLLTERELTVARYAASGQANAQIAEALGITERTVKAHLSAVFEKLEVTDRLQLALLVHGISAPAEARSKITS, from the coding sequence ATGAAACCCATTCCCGTCCTGTTGATTACGCACGACGATCTGCTCTGGCAGCACTGGCGCGCGCTTGACCCGGCGCGCTGGATGGCTGCCCGCGGCCGCGGCCTGGCTGATCTGCAGCGCTGGCGCGAGCAAGGCCGGTTGCTGGCAGTGCTCGATACCGACGTGCCGCGACTGCCGTCGTGGCAGGATCCCGTCTGGGCCGCCACCCTGTCCGGCCTGCACGTCGTGGTTGCCAGCGCCAGCCCGAATGACGAGCAAGGCACCCAGGCGCTGGGCGCCGGCGCCCACGGCTACTGCCACAGCTATGCGCAGGCCGCCGCGCTGTCGCAGGCTTTGGAAGTCGTCGCTTCCGGCGGCATCTGGATGGGCCGGTCCCTGGTTTCACGGCTGCTCAGGCTGGTCAGCGAGCGCGCGCAGGACACCTACTCCTGGGATGGCGGCCTGTTGACCGAGCGCGAGCTCACGGTGGCGCGCTATGCCGCCAGCGGCCAAGCCAATGCGCAGATCGCCGAGGCGCTGGGCATTACCGAACGCACGGTCAAGGCCCATCTGTCGGCCGTTTTCGAGAAGCTCGAAGTCACGGACCGCCTGCAGCTTGCCCTGCTCGTCCACGGGATTTCCGCGCCCGCGGAAGCCCGGAGCAAAATTACTTCCTGA